In Tiliqua scincoides isolate rTilSci1 chromosome 1, rTilSci1.hap2, whole genome shotgun sequence, the following are encoded in one genomic region:
- the FANCM gene encoding Fanconi anemia group M protein, producing the protein MRAARGRGGGRQATLFQAWGARPALPPGPQEDAEEEDALLAAAAREAEAGAGFVGGPAGALWVFPRGARLEERPYQVRAARAALLANTLLCLPTGLGKTLVAAVVLYNFYRWFPGGRVLFLAPTRPLVAQQRRACARLMGLPAAHMAEITGGTQVVDRKEIWRSKRVFFLTPQIMMNDLTRGTCPAAEIKCVVIDEAHKALGNYAYCQVVKELCKHTQQFRILALTATPGSDAKAVQQVISNLLISHIELCSEDSPDIQPYSYERRVEKCVVPLGKELTDIQNTYIRVLENFAGRLIRFQVLAQREIPTLTKYQIILARDQFRKNPTSHFAGVQQGVIEGDFALCISLYHGYELLLQMGMRSLYFFLRGIMDGSKGMTRAKNELGRNEDFMKLYSQLENMFADMPLTSANGSTKPGPEKKKLFIYSHPKLKKLEDVVVEHFQSWRECGGKPADTRVMIFSSFRDSVQEIAEMLSQHHPLVRVMTFVGHSIGKSTKGFTQKEQLEVVKQFREGGYNTLVSTCVGEEGLDIGEVDLIVCFDAQKSPIRLVQRMGRTGRKRQGRIVVILSEGREERTYNQSQSKKRSLLKAISENKGFRLYQHSPRMIPEGINPEMHRMLITPAECEPPSEKERRNRTLLQGRLPCFTDTGGAQVNSAEGWCLTADEYEEWNRLYRIKDGEEIKKPVMPRSRFETLEDEEKRTELRANEVYELSLTEWSLWQNRPFPTHLVDHSNRCSHFISIMEMIEQMRHEEGECNYELRLQPNFHWEDVEDTSEFGRKMDLFELPATCAEGDSSCGKDVLMNVARLLLQSPPSLNELLDCEKEIEAQQLDSVQKSVSRVRAEVFPEKPVSFSEFQNSLRPSQNTSEIMDSHKLCSLNNCPLVTSCISKAFVSKTNVDLNWDEIFDLDDDQIGIQVGNLPVTNHGFRNDASGGHQDFCKGSVGNARIDEDVSVLLFEGDHFSKCDSPSSRNQRVLSASDVFNQANTPANKVGISKQQPPDEFVSASHTDLINPLIIPSDETLAVSANLDHFSKPKLQSHVELYDASQDLFSINFDLGFSFQGSEDETSEQVITVKDGRSHVAFHTINAEDTNSKDNLAKKSPLLWSKECLDRTKFSTPLHLQNQTSSLTATENAILTASLLTPAGEKLCRSPDSAKSAFSTPTGRQAAHARVPRGAGMSSCFRNRQVSPLVPIPGEANISLIKKDLAISAFNIEGLTSQGPGNGGNKNQDALSMHSNMHSAAGTSSEEEIGFLRKNKRKRNMLTSPIVNNSCYLESPICAIRKRRRPLIASDSSSDDSTDFCEKSNRMLGHVKKSCSKKPIKGVKRQKKGKSGVIQDAVRQFIDEEAELSEEGAAEVSSDECAGSENELSSSLIQFLNDETQVTQGLNESEMQAVYLRSVRSPAVNKCKMVRQGHHSMAVFSQVPEQDESYLADSFCVMEEENEEVNPKSSSGEDEEVCVNFNLLQEESFANGRRQYFTRHRKQLKGTHMEREKGTAVQQKKPSRIRILDDSSEDERGACVEVLMGSQTLPSKSADVDSCSVPSPASERSTCCRPSALKTRIQPPKESGTKTPLALEASLPTELGIHRLCKDQNNSGILGKDLQLENPLGHGVAFCSSTSTWQSCGSSRTPAHFPILADTREISSGPDVISTLKAVHGVQVQVCSLGSCDYIVSNRLAVERRCQAELLNGAQRSRMVQRVQQLKSKFDRICVIVEERGRAGEAWRVFHRTRYYDNLLSEFVQAGIRVLFSSCQEETADLLKELALVEQRKRAAICVPTEVEGPRQDVLRFYLSMPCVSYPAALALCHCFASVKEMANSSPREMVSCSQVHLKKAEEVYHYIHYGFDAHMLPEKIT; encoded by the exons GAGGTACTCAGGTTGTTGATCGCAAAGAAATCTGGCGCAGTAAGAGGGTCTTCTTCCTTACTCCTCAAATAATGATGAATGATCTGACCCGTGGAACTTGTCCTGCAGCGGAAATAAAGTGTGTAGTTATTGATGAAGCCCACAAAGCTTTGGGAAATTATGCTTATTGCCAG gTTGTGAAAGAATTATGTAAACATACACAGCAGTTCAGAATTTTAGCTTTAACTGCCACCCCTGGTAGTGATGCAAAG GCTGTGCAGCAAGTTATTTCCAACCTGTTGATTTCACACATAGAACTATGTTCTGAGGATTCTCCTGACATTCAGCCTTATTCCTATGAAAGGCGGGTTGAAAAATGTGTCGTTCCACTTGGGAAGGAACTTACTGACATTCAGAATACTTACATCCGG GTTCTGGAAAATTTTGCTGGCCGACTGATTAGGTTCCAGGTTTTGGCTCAGCGGGAAATTCCAACCCTTACCAAGTATCAAATAATTCTAGCAAGAGACCAATTTAGGAAAAACCCCACTTCACACTTTGCG GGAGTGCAGCAAGGTGTGATAGAAGGAGATTTTGCACTTTGTATTAGTTTGTATCATGGCTatgagctgctgctgcaaatgggaaTGCGATCATTATATTTTTTCTTACGTGGAATTATGGATGGATCTAAAG GTATGACTCGTGCTAAAAATGAACTTGGGCGTAACGAGGACTTCATGAAGTTGTATAGCCAGCTTGAAAACATGTTTGCAGACATGCCTTTGACTTCAGCAAATGGCAGCACAAAACCAG GACCTGAAAAAAAGAAGCTATTCATCTATAGCCACCCGAAGTTAAAGAAACTAGAAGATGTTGTTGTAGAGCATTTCCAATCCTGGAGGGAATGTGGAG GCAAACCTGCTGATACGAGAGTTATGATCTTCTCCTCCTTTCGCGACAGTGTTCAGGAAATTGCAGAGATGCTTAGCCAACACCATCCACTCGTGAGGGTCATGACTTTTGTGGGCCATTCTATAGGCAAGAGCACAAAAGGCTTTACACAAAAGGAGCAGCTTGAG GTGGTGAAACAGTTCCGTGAGGGTGGCTACAACACATTAGTCTCCACCTGTGTTGGAGAAGAAGGCTTAGACATTGGAGAAGTTGACCTCATCGTCTGTTTTGATGCCCAGAAAAGTCCAATTCGTCTTGTGCAGAGAATGGGCCGAACTGGACGCAAGCGGCAGGGCCGGATTGTTGTCATCCTTTCAGAAGGACGAGAAGAACGA ACTTACAACCAAAGCCAATCCAAGAAAAGAAGTCTTCTCAAAGCTATTTCTGAGAACAAAGGGTTCCGCTTGTACCAGCACAGCCCACGCATGATTCCAGAAGGCATCAACCCAGAGATGCACCGGATGCTGATTACCCCTGCTGAGTGTGAACCACCCAgcgagaaagagagaagaaaccgCACCCTGCTGCAAGGACGGCTTCCCTGTTTCACTGACACAG GAG GTGCACAAGTGAATTCAGCTGAAGGGTGGTGCCTTACAGCTGATGAATATGAAGAATGGAATAGATTATATAGAATAAAAGATGGTGAGGAAATAAAAAAACCAGTAATGCCTCGAAGTCGATTTGAGACATTAGAAGATGAGGAAAAGAGAACA GAGCTACGCGCCAACGAGGTTTATGAGCTGTCTCTGACAGAATGGAGTCTGTGGCAGAATCGCCCTTTCCCGACCCATCTGGTGGACCACTCGAATCGTTGCTCTCACTTCATTAGTATTATGGAAATGATAGAACAGATGAGACACGAAGAG ggAGAATGCAACTATGAACTGAGACTTCAGCCTAATTTTCACTGGGAGGATGTTGAAGATACTTCAGAATTTGGGAGAA AGATGGATTTGTTTGAGCTTCCAGCTACTTGTGCTGAAGGTGACTCTTCTTGTGGAAAAGATGTGCTAATGAATGTAGCAAGACTTCTGTTGCAGTCCCCTCCATCTCTGAATGAACTCCTTGACTGTGAGAAAGAGATTGAAGCGCAGCAGTTGGACTCTGTGCAAAAATCTGTTTCTCGTGTGCGTGCAGAAGTCTTTCCAGAAAAGCCAGTATCTTTCTCAGAGTTCCAGAATTCATTAAGACcctctcagaacacctctgagaTAATGGATTCCCATAAACTGTGTTCCTTGAATAACTGTCCTCTAGTAACTAGCTGCATTTCCAAGGCTTTTGTTAGCAAAACAAATGTTGATCTTAACTGGGATGAAATCTTTGATCTTGATGATGATCAGATTGGTATCCAAGTGGGAAATCTGCCAGTGACAAATCATGGTTTCAGAAATGATGCAAGTGGAGGACATCAGGACTTCTGTAAAGGTTCTGTAGGAAATGCGAGAATTGATGAAGACGTGTCTGTACTTTTATTTGAAGGGGACCATTTTTCAAAGTGTGACTCTCCTTCAAGCAGAAATCAGAGAGTGCTTTCAGCGTCAGATGTGTTCAATCAAGCCAATACTCCAGCTAACAAAGTAGGAATCTCCAAACAGCAGCCTCCAGATGAGTTTGTTTCAGCCAGCCACACAGACCTCATAAATCCACTAATAATCCCCAGTGACGAAACTCTGGCAGTATCCGCCAATCTAGATCATTTCAGCAAACCAAAACTTCAGAGTCATGTTGAATTATATGATGCTTCTCAAGATTTGTTTTCCATCAACTTTGATCTTGGGTTTTCTTTTCAAGGGTCTGAGGATGAGACCTCAGAGCAAGTAATCACTGTGAAAGATGGCAGAAGCCATGTAGCTTTTCATACCATTAATGCTGAAGACACTAACTCAAAGGACAACTTAGCAAAGAAATCTCCATTGTTGTGGAGTAAGGAATGTCTTGATAGGACTAAGTTTTCTACACCATTACATTTACAAAACCAGACCTCTAGTTTAACAGCAACTGAAAATGCTATTCTCACAGCCTCTCTTTTGACACCAGCAGGAGAAAAACTGTGCCGATCACCAGACTCTGCAAAGTCTGCATTTTCTACACCAACAGGTAGACAGGCAGCACATGCACGAGTTCCCAGAGGAGCTGGCATGAGTTCATGTTTTAGAAATAGGCAGGTAAGCCCACTAGTACCTATTCCAGGCGAAGCGAACATCAGCTTGATTAAAAAAGACTTGGCGATTTCAGCTTTTAATATCGAGGGCCTCACTTCTCAAGGGCCTGGAAATGGGGGAAACAAGAACCAAGATGCACTCAGCATGCACTCCAACATGCACTCAGCTGCAG GGACCAGCAGTGAAGAAGAAATTGGTTTTCTCAGAAAAAATAAGAGAAAACGAAACATGTTGACATCTCCAATT GTCAACAACAGCTGCTACCTCGAATCACCAATCTGTGCTATCAGGAAACGTAGACGTCCACTCATTGCA TCGGATTCATCTAGTGATGACAGCACAGACTTTTGTGAGAAGTCAAATCGAATGTTGGGTCATGTGAAGAAGAGTTGCAGCAAAAAGCCAATCAAAGGCGTGAAGAGGcagaagaaggggaaaagtggTGTGATCCAG GATGCAGTCAGACAGTTCATAGATGAAGAGGCCGAACTGTCTGAAGAAGGAGCAGCCGAAGTCTCCTCTGACGAGTGTGCTGGCTCAGAAAACGAACTCAGCTCCTCTCTCATTCAGTTTCTCAATGATGAGACGCAAGTTACACAAGGTTTAAATG AGTCTGAGATGCAGGCAGTGTATCTGAGATCTGTGCGTAGCCCTGCTGTCAACAAGTGTAAGATGGTGCGTCAAGGACATCACTCAATGGCCGTTTTTTCTCAG GTTCCGGAGCAGGATGAAAGCTATTTAGCAGATAGTTTCTGTGTTatggaggaggagaatgaggaagttAACCCCAAAAGCAGCTCTGGTGAAGATGAGGAAGTTTGTGTCAACTTCAACCTGTTACAGGAGGAAAGTTTTGCAAATGGGAGAAGGCAGTACTTTACCCGCCACAGGAAACAGCTGAAGGGGACCCACATGGAGCGGGAAAAGGGCACTGCAGTGCAGCAGAAGAAGCCTTCCCGAATTCGGATTCTTGATGACTCCAGTGAAGATGAAAGAGGGGCCTGTGTGGAAGTGCTGATGGGATCGCAGACACTGCCCAGCAAGAGTGCTGACGTGGACTCCTGCTCTGTCCCATCACCAGCCTCAGAGCGCTCCACGTGCTGCAGACCTTCTGCTCTAAAGACTCGGATCCAGCCTCCTAAGGAGAGTGGAACCAAAACACCCTTGGCCCTGGAAGCGTCCTTGCCCACAGAGCTGGGCATTCACCGTCTGTGCAAAGATCAAAACAACTCTGGGATTCTAGGAAAGGACCTCCAG CTGGAAAACCCTTTGGGACATGGTGTGGCCTTCTGCTCCTCTACCTCCACCTGGCAGTCCTGTGGCTCCTCGCGGACCCCAGCACACTTCCCTATTCTGGCAGACACCCGTGAGATCTCCTCTGGGCCAGATGTCATTTCCACACTGAAGGCTGTTCATGGAGTCCAGGTTCAGGTTTGCTCTCTGGGCAGCTGTGATTACATCGTCAGCAACCGGCTGGCCGTGGAGAGGAGGTGCCAGGCAGAACTGCTGAACGGTGCGCAGAGGAGCAGGATGGTCCAGCGGGTGCAGCAGCTGAAGAGCAAGTTTGACCGGATCTGTGTGAttgtggaggagaggggcagaGCAG GGGAGGCCTGGAGGGTGTTCCACAGGACCAGGTACTACGACAACCTGCTGTCTGAATTTGTTCAGGCTGGAATCCGAGTGCTCTTCAGTTCCTGCCAAGAGGAGACTGCTGACCTGCTAAAGGAGCTGGCCTTGGTAGAGCAGCGGAAGAGGGCAGCCATCTGCGTGCCCACCGAGGTGGAGGGACCCAGGCAGGATGTCCTCCGCTTCTACTTGAGCATGCCATGTGTCAGCTACCCTGCTGCTCTGGCCTTGTGCCACTGCTTTGCTTCTGTGAAAGAGATGGCAAACAG TTCCCCAAGGGAGATGGTCTCCTGTAGTCAGGTGCATCTGAAGAAAGCTGAGGAGGTCTATCACTACATTCACTATGGCTTTGATGCTCACATGCTGCCTGAGAAGATCACGTGA